The following coding sequences are from one Gemmatimonadales bacterium window:
- the add gene encoding adenosine deaminase, whose translation MPTLTRELVARLPKAELHVHLDGSLRPETMLELARKARVTLPASDPEALRRFMVVNDGRDLEDYLRRFDLTVALLQTPEAIERVAYEMVEEAAADNVRYLEVRYCPALSRGQGLSLDDVTAAEMRGLARGERDFGVVARAIHCSLRHFSPEVSDEIAQHAAGWHGRGVVGFDLAGGEAGRPPEPHQQAFEFAIEGGLGITCHAGEAAGAESLWEAIHICHANRLGHGTRLCEDPDLQDWVRDRRILLEINITSNVQTHVVDRAEWHPVRRYFDEGLAVSLSSDNWLISGVRLSDEYWLAHTALGFTRPEIDRMILDGFAASFLPWPERAVLLERARDELASLG comes from the coding sequence ATGCCGACGCTCACGCGTGAGTTGGTCGCTCGGCTGCCCAAAGCCGAGCTGCACGTGCATCTCGACGGCTCGCTCCGGCCCGAGACGATGCTCGAGCTCGCGCGGAAGGCGCGGGTGACGCTTCCGGCGAGCGATCCCGAGGCGCTCCGGCGGTTCATGGTGGTGAACGACGGACGCGATCTCGAGGACTACTTGCGCCGCTTCGACCTCACCGTGGCGCTCCTGCAGACACCGGAAGCGATCGAGCGGGTCGCCTACGAGATGGTGGAGGAGGCGGCGGCCGACAACGTCCGTTACCTGGAGGTGCGCTACTGCCCGGCGCTGAGCCGCGGGCAAGGGCTTTCACTCGACGACGTCACCGCCGCCGAGATGCGCGGCCTCGCGCGCGGGGAGCGGGATTTCGGCGTCGTGGCCCGCGCGATCCACTGCTCGCTGCGCCACTTCTCGCCGGAGGTCTCGGACGAGATCGCGCAGCACGCCGCTGGATGGCACGGCCGCGGGGTCGTGGGCTTCGACCTCGCGGGCGGCGAGGCGGGGCGGCCGCCGGAGCCGCACCAGCAAGCCTTCGAGTTCGCGATCGAAGGCGGCCTCGGCATCACCTGCCATGCGGGCGAGGCGGCGGGCGCGGAGTCGCTCTGGGAAGCGATCCACATCTGCCACGCCAACCGGCTCGGCCACGGCACGCGGCTGTGCGAGGATCCCGATCTGCAGGACTGGGTGCGCGACCGGCGCATCCTCCTCGAGATCAACATCACGAGCAACGTGCAGACCCATGTGGTCGATCGCGCCGAATGGCACCCGGTACGCCGCTACTTCGACGAGGGGCTCGCGGTCTCGCTTTCGAGCGACAACTGGCTCATCAGCGGCGTTCGCCTGAGCGACGAGTACTGGCTCGCGCACACCGCGCTCGGGTTCACCCGTCCCGAGATCGATCGCATGATTCTCGACGGGTTCGCCGCGTCGTTCCTGCCGTGGCCCGAGCGCGCGGTGCTGCTCGAGCGCGCGCGGGACGAGCTGGCGTCGCTTGGGTGA
- a CDS encoding purine-nucleoside phosphorylase gives MGESAAPAGAPVALHSAADAIRRRLDPLAPSIAIVLGSGLGGVAERIAGAIRIPFAGVPGLPPATVAGHAGEFIAGNLAGRAVLAQRGRTHLYEGSAAMALPPRLFAALGIGVMVVTNAAGGIRPGFASGTLMLIADHLNLSFRNPLLGAVWSGEARFPDMSDPYDADLRNSARRIACERAIALEEGVYAGVLGPSYETPAEIRMLARLGADAVGMSTVAEVIAARAAGLRCLGLSVVTNRAAGLGAGITSHTEVVDAAGRAGATLGALLEAVVAEIA, from the coding sequence TTGGGTGAGAGCGCGGCGCCGGCCGGCGCTCCGGTCGCGCTGCATTCCGCGGCCGATGCGATTCGCCGTCGACTCGATCCGCTCGCGCCATCGATCGCCATCGTGCTTGGCTCCGGACTCGGCGGCGTGGCGGAACGGATCGCGGGGGCAATCCGGATTCCGTTCGCCGGCGTGCCGGGCCTCCCGCCGGCCACTGTCGCCGGGCACGCGGGCGAATTCATCGCCGGGAATCTCGCGGGGCGGGCGGTGCTGGCGCAGCGCGGGCGCACTCACCTCTATGAAGGAAGCGCCGCCATGGCCCTGCCGCCGCGGCTCTTTGCGGCGCTCGGCATCGGAGTCATGGTCGTCACGAACGCCGCAGGCGGCATCCGGCCCGGATTTGCGAGCGGCACGCTCATGCTCATCGCCGATCACCTGAACCTGAGCTTTCGCAATCCGCTGCTCGGCGCCGTCTGGTCGGGCGAGGCGCGGTTTCCCGACATGTCCGATCCCTACGATGCCGATCTCCGGAACAGCGCGCGCCGCATCGCGTGCGAGCGGGCGATCGCGCTCGAGGAGGGCGTGTACGCCGGCGTGCTGGGCCCGAGCTACGAGACGCCCGCCGAAATCCGGATGTTGGCGCGGCTCGGCGCCGACGCGGTCGGGATGTCGACGGTGGCCGAGGTGATCGCCGCGCGCGCAGCGGGGCTCCGGTGCCTCGGCCTCAGCGTCGTGACCAACCGCGCGGCGGGCCTCGGCGCCGGCATCACGTCGCACACCGAGGTCGTGGACGCCGCCGGGCGCGCGGGTGCCACGCTCGGTGCGCTGCTGGAGGCCGTGGTTGCCGAAATCGCGTGA
- a CDS encoding cation diffusion facilitator family transporter, whose protein sequence is MPKSREPARRGILSAQVGLLVNTALAAIKIVAGIAGRSQALIADGIESTADVFSSMVVWSGLRIASRSADEEYPFGYGKAEALAAAVVGLLLLAAALAIAVESIRQIMIPHLTPRPFTLGVLVGVMLVKEVLFRRVLRVGADVGSTAVQADAWHHRSDVITSGAAFIGISIALIGGPGWESADDWAALVASTIIAYNGIGVLRPAVHDLMDRAPGEEMLARVRHAATAVGGVRAIEKLKVRKAGLGYWVDLHVQADPGMPLEDAHVLSGMVKSAIRDAVPEVSGALIHMEPFEGEGSGAGE, encoded by the coding sequence TTGCCGAAATCGCGTGAGCCCGCGCGGCGCGGGATTCTGTCCGCGCAGGTCGGGTTGCTGGTCAATACCGCGCTCGCGGCCATCAAGATCGTGGCCGGCATCGCCGGGCGCTCGCAAGCACTCATTGCCGACGGGATCGAGTCCACGGCCGACGTCTTCTCGTCGATGGTCGTCTGGAGCGGACTGCGCATCGCTTCCCGCTCGGCCGACGAGGAATATCCCTTCGGCTACGGGAAGGCCGAGGCGCTGGCCGCCGCCGTCGTCGGGCTGCTGCTGCTCGCTGCCGCGCTCGCCATCGCGGTCGAGTCTATTCGCCAGATCATGATTCCGCACCTCACGCCGAGGCCGTTCACCCTCGGAGTGCTGGTGGGCGTGATGCTGGTGAAGGAGGTGCTCTTCCGCCGCGTGCTCCGGGTGGGCGCGGACGTGGGCAGCACGGCGGTGCAGGCCGACGCCTGGCACCACCGGAGCGACGTCATCACCTCCGGCGCGGCGTTCATCGGCATCAGCATCGCGCTCATCGGCGGCCCCGGGTGGGAGTCGGCCGACGACTGGGCCGCGCTCGTCGCCTCGACCATCATCGCCTACAACGGGATCGGCGTGCTGCGTCCAGCGGTACACGATCTGATGGACCGCGCGCCGGGCGAAGAGATGCTCGCGCGGGTGCGCCACGCCGCGACGGCGGTGGGGGGCGTCCGCGCCATCGAGAAGCTCAAGGTGCGCAAGGCCGGCCTGGGCTACTGGGTGGACCTGCACGTGCAAGCCGATCCGGGCATGCCGCTCGAGGACGCGCACGTGCTGAGCGGAATGGTGAAGTCCGCGATCCGCGACGCGGTGCCCGAGGTCTCGGGCGCGCTCATCCACATGGAGCCGTTCGAGGGAGAGGGCAGCGGCGCCGGCGAGTAG
- the thiD gene encoding bifunctional hydroxymethylpyrimidine kinase/phosphomethylpyrimidine kinase, whose amino-acid sequence MKIALTIAGSDSGGGAGIQADLKTFHQFGVFGTSVVVALTAQNTRGVLAAQPVPDTMVSAQLDALAGDLPPDALKTGMLAEAGLVRLVAAAVRANGWRPLVVDPVMVSTSGHALLTAEAAHTLRDELLPLAALVTPNLDEAAALTGHAVEDVAAMERAGADLLALGARAALVKGGHLAGDVVTDVLVTSTGVRRFTAPRHGRRPLHGTGCTLSAAITAGLALGRDLETAVADGLDFVRRAIASAPGLGSGATPLDHTVPPRTPRSAGPAEQ is encoded by the coding sequence GTGAAAATCGCGCTCACCATCGCCGGCTCCGATTCCGGAGGCGGCGCGGGAATCCAGGCGGACCTCAAGACCTTTCATCAGTTCGGTGTGTTCGGCACGTCGGTCGTCGTGGCGCTCACGGCGCAGAACACCCGCGGTGTACTCGCGGCCCAGCCGGTGCCGGACACAATGGTCTCCGCGCAGCTCGATGCGCTCGCCGGCGACCTCCCGCCCGATGCCCTCAAGACGGGCATGCTTGCCGAGGCAGGGCTCGTGCGGCTCGTGGCCGCCGCAGTGCGCGCGAACGGCTGGCGGCCGCTCGTCGTGGACCCGGTGATGGTGTCCACCTCGGGCCACGCGCTGCTCACCGCCGAGGCCGCGCACACGTTGCGCGACGAGCTGCTGCCGCTCGCCGCGCTCGTCACCCCCAACCTCGACGAGGCCGCGGCGCTGACCGGCCACGCGGTGGAGGACGTTGCCGCGATGGAACGAGCCGGCGCCGACCTCCTCGCCCTTGGCGCGCGTGCCGCGCTCGTCAAGGGCGGCCACCTCGCCGGCGACGTGGTCACCGACGTGCTGGTGACGAGCACCGGCGTCCGTCGCTTCACCGCGCCGCGCCACGGCAGGCGCCCGCTCCACGGCACCGGCTGCACGCTCTCCGCCGCGATCACCGCCGGCCTCGCGCTCGGCCGCGATCTCGAGACCGCAGTGGCCGACGGCCTCGACTTTGTCCGCCGCGCCATCGCCTCTGCGCCGGGACTCGGCTCCGGGGCAACGCCGCTCGACCACACCGTGCCTCCGCGCACACCGCGCAGCGCCGGGCCGGCTGAACAGTAG
- a CDS encoding RNA methyltransferase: protein MPHSLQTVIRDLHRRRGRERRGLTLAEGVRLIEDALSAGIAIRGAAVSPALEATTRGRALKTALERDAVRLEAVTDRELAALADTDSPQGVVALIEPRRWTWSDVRLERGAIVAALAGVQDPGNVGTILRTALGLGAAAVVALEGTAELHNPKVVRGSMGALFRLPAVAARSDEFLAWAAEHGVTLWAAAADGEPVARSAAPAGPLALVVGNEGAGIAPALAERAARRVAVPLAPGAESLNVAVATGILLHEVTRGR from the coding sequence ATGCCTCACTCCTTGCAGACGGTGATTCGCGACCTGCACCGGCGCCGCGGGCGCGAGCGGCGCGGGCTCACGCTGGCGGAGGGTGTGCGCCTCATCGAGGATGCGCTCTCGGCGGGCATCGCGATTCGCGGTGCCGCCGTGTCGCCTGCTCTCGAAGCTACCACCCGCGGGCGCGCGCTCAAGACGGCGCTCGAGCGCGACGCGGTGCGGCTCGAAGCGGTGACGGACCGGGAGCTCGCCGCGCTGGCCGACACCGATTCACCCCAGGGTGTCGTCGCGCTGATCGAGCCGCGGCGCTGGACGTGGAGCGATGTGCGCCTCGAGCGCGGAGCCATAGTGGCGGCGCTCGCCGGCGTGCAGGACCCCGGAAACGTGGGCACGATTCTGCGCACCGCGCTCGGGCTCGGCGCCGCGGCCGTCGTGGCGCTCGAAGGAACGGCCGAATTGCACAACCCGAAGGTGGTGCGCGGCAGCATGGGCGCGCTCTTCCGGCTCCCGGCTGTCGCGGCCCGTAGCGACGAGTTCCTCGCATGGGCGGCCGAGCACGGGGTTACGCTCTGGGCCGCGGCGGCTGACGGCGAGCCCGTGGCGCGCAGCGCGGCGCCCGCGGGCCCGCTCGCGCTGGTGGTGGGCAACGAGGGCGCGGGTATTGCTCCGGCGCTCGCCGAGCGTGCCGCCCGGCGCGTCGCCGTGCCGCTCGCGCCGGGCGCCGAATCGCTCAACGTGGCGGTGGCGACCGGCATTCTCCTGCATGAGGTGACGCGTGGCCGATGA
- a CDS encoding prepilin peptidase, whose amino-acid sequence MADELVGLGPLVVIFAALFGAMFGSFLNVCILRLPADQSVVRPPSRCPSCGKGVAWYDNVPVLSWLALRGRCRHCGAPISMQYPLVELATAALWALAFWRLGPTLEALRAAVFGTILLGIAMTDAREYIIPDEFTWGGLAIGLLFSLAGGLAGLGHAVLGAAVGFGLLWAFGALGTWMLKQDAMGGGDVKMMAMVGAFLGWQGVPVTVFLGALIGSLIYAPLALFGRKRLVPFGVFLALGAAATYVAGPAIYAWYMGALWGPA is encoded by the coding sequence GTGGCCGATGAGCTGGTGGGGCTCGGACCTCTCGTCGTGATCTTCGCCGCTCTCTTCGGCGCGATGTTCGGCAGCTTTCTCAATGTGTGCATTCTGCGGCTCCCCGCCGACCAATCGGTGGTGCGCCCGCCGTCGCGCTGCCCGAGTTGCGGCAAAGGCGTCGCGTGGTACGACAATGTTCCGGTGCTCTCCTGGCTCGCGCTCCGGGGACGCTGCCGCCACTGCGGCGCGCCGATCTCGATGCAGTATCCCCTGGTCGAGCTTGCGACGGCGGCGCTCTGGGCGCTCGCGTTCTGGCGTCTGGGCCCGACGCTCGAAGCGCTTCGCGCCGCGGTCTTCGGCACCATCCTGCTCGGCATCGCGATGACCGACGCGCGCGAGTACATCATCCCCGACGAATTCACCTGGGGCGGACTCGCCATCGGACTTCTCTTCAGCCTCGCCGGCGGGCTCGCCGGGTTGGGCCATGCCGTGCTCGGCGCGGCGGTCGGGTTCGGGTTGCTCTGGGCATTCGGTGCGCTCGGCACCTGGATGCTCAAGCAGGACGCGATGGGGGGCGGCGACGTGAAGATGATGGCGATGGTAGGCGCGTTCCTCGGTTGGCAGGGCGTGCCGGTGACGGTGTTCCTCGGCGCGCTGATCGGCAGTCTCATCTACGCGCCGCTCGCGCTGTTCGGGCGGAAGCGGCTCGTGCCGTTCGGCGTCTTTCTCGCACTCGGCGCGGCGGCGACGTACGTCGCGGGGCCGGCGATCTACGCCTGGTACATGGGGGCGCTCTGGGGGCCCGCATGA
- a CDS encoding DUF445 family protein — MDHQTLLSAVFTIGGGILSGGITNAVAIWMLFHPYERRGIGPFVIQGAIPKNKARLAKAIGRTVGDRLLTAEDLTGRLSTPAARETFAGALDGILGDMLAREGGPLRARLSPALVRSLDETTDEMAPRFASALARYAASPGFETLATNWLTRLRADLDGKPIGAALTEPRRAALRDAVDGWVAQLTEGEELEAALRHFVRDRLDHLAADNRPLLDRLPPGVVDAVEQAISDYLPVALERLGALLADPGARQLVEDALRDAFDQAVRDLLLHERLLARLVVTDRTIERLVDGFERDGFDRFALAVSDPAMKAHVSRAVNEAVVRFLRRPLGERLRAMSPARRDALAATVGDWIVRVTREPATRAVIARTLGRVLDAAEGRTWGELLGVVPPAQVAGLMGEALAGAEGQASVVRAVRQIADHLLDRPLGQGEAWLEADTGRALRRAVADAAWEGVQQQVPRIVEQLDVHEMVEQKVLGFSTERMEEIVRTVTQRELDLIVQLGYVLGGIVGLFAFLVNLAVR; from the coding sequence ATGGACCACCAGACCCTGCTCTCCGCCGTCTTTACGATCGGCGGCGGGATCCTGTCGGGCGGCATCACCAACGCCGTGGCGATCTGGATGCTCTTCCATCCGTACGAGCGGCGGGGCATCGGGCCGTTCGTGATCCAGGGCGCAATTCCCAAGAACAAGGCACGCCTGGCCAAGGCGATCGGCCGCACGGTGGGCGACCGGCTGCTCACGGCGGAGGACCTGACCGGCCGGCTCTCGACGCCCGCCGCGCGGGAGACCTTTGCGGGCGCGCTCGATGGAATCTTGGGCGACATGCTGGCGCGCGAGGGCGGGCCGCTCCGCGCGCGATTGAGCCCGGCGCTGGTGCGCTCCCTGGACGAGACCACGGATGAGATGGCACCGCGGTTCGCATCCGCACTCGCGCGCTACGCCGCATCGCCCGGGTTCGAGACGCTGGCGACGAACTGGCTCACCCGCCTCCGCGCCGACCTCGACGGCAAGCCGATCGGCGCCGCGCTCACCGAGCCGCGCCGCGCCGCGCTGCGCGACGCGGTGGATGGCTGGGTGGCGCAGCTCACCGAGGGCGAGGAGCTGGAGGCGGCGCTCCGTCACTTCGTTCGCGATCGGCTCGACCATCTCGCGGCTGACAACCGCCCGCTGCTCGACCGTCTCCCGCCCGGCGTGGTGGACGCGGTGGAGCAGGCGATCAGCGACTATCTCCCGGTCGCACTCGAGCGGCTCGGCGCGCTGCTCGCCGATCCCGGGGCGCGGCAACTGGTCGAGGACGCGCTGCGCGACGCCTTCGATCAGGCCGTGCGCGACCTGCTGCTGCACGAGCGGCTGCTCGCGCGGCTCGTCGTGACCGACCGCACGATCGAGCGGCTGGTCGACGGCTTCGAGCGCGACGGCTTCGACCGGTTCGCGCTCGCCGTGTCCGATCCGGCGATGAAGGCGCACGTGAGCCGCGCGGTGAACGAGGCCGTGGTGCGCTTCCTCCGGCGCCCGCTCGGCGAGCGGCTCCGCGCCATGAGCCCCGCGCGCCGCGATGCGCTGGCCGCGACCGTGGGCGACTGGATCGTACGCGTCACCCGCGAGCCTGCGACGCGCGCCGTCATCGCGCGCACCCTCGGCCGGGTGCTCGACGCCGCGGAGGGGCGGACCTGGGGTGAGCTGCTGGGCGTGGTGCCGCCGGCGCAGGTGGCAGGGCTCATGGGCGAAGCGCTCGCGGGCGCCGAGGGCCAGGCGTCGGTCGTGCGCGCGGTGCGCCAGATCGCCGACCATCTGCTCGACCGGCCCCTCGGCCAGGGTGAAGCGTGGCTCGAGGCGGATACGGGACGCGCGCTCCGCCGCGCGGTGGCCGACGCCGCGTGGGAAGGCGTGCAGCAGCAGGTGCCGAGGATCGTGGAGCAGCTCGACGTGCACGAGATGGTGGAGCAGAAGGTGCTCGGCTTCTCGACCGAGCGGATGGAGGAGATCGTGCGTACCGTGACCCAGCGCGAGCTGGACCTCATCGTGCAGCTCGGTTACGTGCTGGGCGGCATCGTGGGGCTCTTCGCCTTTCTCGTCAACCTGGCCGTGCGGTAG
- a CDS encoding protein kinase: MIPPADHLVDALSDQLRGTLAGRYAIERELGRGGMATVYLARDLKHSRPVALKVLHPHLAANVGSDRFLREIEIAARLSHPHILTLIDSGAAGALLYYVMPYVEGESLRSRLEREPRVPLAEALAIIRQVAGALAYAHARGVVHRDIKPENVMLHEGGAIVTDFGIAKALSAGAAESLTQTGTALGTPAYMSPEQAAGESELDGRSDVYSLGCMVFEMLAGAPPFTGPTAQAVMVRRITDSAPSIRTAWASAPAEIDRAVSRALAREPAARFATTLEFAQALAAAPERPRSTPTVLTAHTAGPRSIAVLPFADMSPQKDQDYFCEGIAEEIINALTKIQALRVASRSSAFAFKGKNQDIRQVGEQLGAGSVLEGSVRKAGNRIRITAQLINVSDGYHLWSERYDRELEDVFAVQDEIAENIVRALRIVLTEDEKRAIENPRTENVQAYDYYLRGRQFFHQFREKGIQFARRMFARAIEIDPQFVLAYAGTADCSSFLYMYWDASAANLEQANAASRQALELDPGVAAAHASRGLALTLSKRFDEAQQEFETAIRLDPRLFESYYFYARACFQQGRLDEAAHWFTRAGDVRPEDYQTRSLLAATYSGMGRETEANQARRESVRIIEQHLELNPDDARALYFGAIDLAALGERGRALDWANRALALDPEDSGVLYNVGCVYAKLDRNDEALDCLERAVQNGFGHREWIENDSDLAGLKGEGRFQALLSKL, encoded by the coding sequence GTGATTCCTCCGGCGGATCACCTCGTGGACGCGCTCTCGGATCAGCTTCGCGGTACGCTCGCCGGTCGCTATGCGATCGAGCGCGAGCTCGGCCGTGGCGGCATGGCCACGGTCTATCTCGCGCGCGATCTCAAGCACAGCCGGCCGGTCGCGCTCAAGGTGCTGCACCCGCACCTCGCCGCGAACGTCGGGTCGGACCGCTTCCTGCGCGAAATCGAGATTGCCGCCCGGTTGAGCCACCCGCACATCCTGACGCTCATCGATTCGGGCGCAGCCGGCGCCCTTCTCTACTACGTCATGCCCTACGTCGAGGGCGAATCGCTTCGCAGCCGGCTCGAACGTGAGCCGCGCGTGCCGCTCGCCGAGGCGCTCGCAATCATCCGGCAGGTGGCGGGCGCGCTGGCCTACGCCCACGCCCGCGGCGTCGTCCATCGCGACATCAAGCCGGAGAACGTGATGCTGCACGAGGGCGGCGCCATCGTCACCGACTTCGGCATCGCGAAGGCGCTGAGCGCGGGCGCCGCGGAGAGCCTCACCCAGACCGGCACCGCGCTCGGCACGCCGGCGTACATGAGCCCCGAGCAGGCCGCGGGCGAATCGGAGCTGGACGGGCGGAGCGACGTGTACAGCCTGGGATGCATGGTGTTCGAGATGCTGGCGGGAGCGCCCCCGTTCACCGGCCCCACCGCGCAGGCGGTGATGGTCCGGCGGATTACCGATTCGGCGCCGTCCATTCGCACGGCGTGGGCCTCGGCGCCCGCGGAAATCGATCGCGCAGTGAGCCGAGCGCTGGCGCGGGAGCCGGCGGCGCGCTTCGCCACGACGCTGGAGTTCGCCCAGGCACTCGCGGCGGCGCCCGAGCGGCCGCGTTCGACGCCCACGGTGCTCACGGCGCACACCGCCGGCCCGCGATCCATCGCCGTGCTTCCGTTCGCGGACATGAGTCCCCAGAAGGATCAGGACTACTTCTGCGAGGGGATCGCGGAGGAGATCATCAACGCGCTCACCAAGATCCAGGCGCTCCGGGTGGCGTCGCGGTCATCCGCCTTCGCGTTCAAGGGCAAGAATCAGGACATCCGGCAGGTGGGCGAGCAGCTCGGTGCCGGAAGCGTGCTCGAGGGGAGCGTGCGCAAGGCGGGCAACCGGATCCGGATCACCGCGCAGCTCATCAATGTGAGCGACGGTTATCACCTCTGGTCCGAGCGCTACGACCGCGAGCTGGAGGACGTATTCGCCGTGCAGGACGAGATTGCGGAGAACATCGTGCGCGCGCTTCGCATCGTGCTCACCGAAGACGAGAAGCGCGCCATCGAAAATCCGCGCACCGAAAACGTTCAGGCGTACGACTACTACCTGCGCGGCCGGCAGTTCTTCCACCAGTTCCGCGAGAAGGGCATTCAGTTCGCCCGCCGCATGTTCGCCCGCGCGATCGAGATCGATCCGCAGTTCGTGCTGGCCTATGCCGGCACCGCCGACTGCAGCTCGTTTCTCTACATGTACTGGGACGCGAGCGCGGCGAATCTGGAGCAGGCCAACGCGGCGAGCCGCCAAGCGCTCGAGCTGGACCCCGGAGTGGCCGCGGCCCACGCATCGCGGGGGCTGGCGCTCACCCTGAGCAAGCGGTTCGATGAGGCGCAGCAGGAGTTCGAGACGGCCATCCGGCTCGATCCGCGGCTCTTCGAGAGCTACTACTTCTACGCCCGCGCCTGCTTTCAGCAGGGCCGCCTCGACGAAGCGGCGCACTGGTTCACCCGCGCTGGCGACGTCCGGCCGGAGGATTATCAGACGCGAAGCCTGCTAGCGGCCACCTACAGCGGGATGGGCCGGGAGACGGAGGCGAACCAGGCGCGCCGCGAGTCGGTGCGCATCATCGAACAGCATCTCGAGCTCAATCCCGATGACGCGCGCGCCCTGTACTTCGGCGCGATCGATCTCGCGGCCCTCGGCGAGCGAGGCCGCGCCCTCGACTGGGCCAATCGCGCGCTGGCCCTCGACCCGGAAGACTCCGGCGTGCTGTACAACGTCGGCTGCGTGTACGCCAAGCTCGACCGCAACGACGAGGCGCTCGACTGCCTGGAGCGCGCGGTGCAGAATGGGTTTGGGCATCGCGAGTGGATCGAGAATGACAGCGATCTGGCGGGGTTGAAAGGGGAGGGGCGGTTCCAGGCTTTGTTGTCGAAGTTGTAA
- the ffh gene encoding signal recognition particle protein, with amino-acid sequence MFDQLSANLNATLRSLTGRGVLTEDAVREALREIRRVLLEADVSFDLTRQFLERVQERAVGVAALKQVNPGHQVVKIVYDELVALLGERQAPLTFASVPPTVMLIVGLQGSGKTTTAGKLARRLKAEQKAPFLVAADVYRPAAADQLATLAGQVDVGVHTEPGAKEKDVVNLVKRGIEAAGRARARTVLVDTAGRLQIDDEMMDELKRLKAAVAPQEILLVADGMTGQDAVRIAQGFHDALGITGVILTKMDGDARGGAALSIYGVTNAPIKYVGVGEKLDALEPFYPDRMAGRILQQGDILSLVEKAQVTVDEKEAERLAKKVRSKKGLDLEDFLGAMRQMQKMGPLKNVLGMLPGVNPAMLQAAKIDDKKLKHVEAIVLSMTPRERTDPDVLNGQRRLRIAKGSGRTVQEVNQLLAQFKQMQKFMKTAGKTGGMRMPFGRGFPG; translated from the coding sequence ATGTTCGACCAGCTGTCCGCGAACCTGAACGCCACGCTGCGCAGCCTCACCGGCCGCGGCGTCCTGACCGAAGATGCGGTGCGCGAAGCTCTTCGCGAAATCCGCCGCGTGCTCCTCGAAGCGGACGTGAGCTTCGACCTCACGCGCCAGTTCTTGGAGCGCGTACAGGAGCGGGCGGTCGGCGTCGCGGCGCTCAAGCAGGTCAATCCCGGCCACCAGGTCGTGAAGATTGTGTACGACGAGCTGGTGGCGTTGCTCGGCGAGCGGCAGGCGCCGCTCACCTTCGCGTCGGTGCCGCCCACGGTCATGCTGATCGTCGGCCTGCAAGGCTCCGGCAAGACGACGACGGCCGGCAAGCTCGCGCGCCGGCTCAAGGCCGAGCAGAAGGCGCCGTTCCTCGTCGCGGCGGACGTCTATCGCCCTGCCGCCGCCGACCAGCTCGCCACGTTGGCGGGACAGGTCGACGTGGGTGTGCACACGGAGCCCGGCGCGAAAGAGAAGGACGTCGTCAATCTGGTGAAGCGCGGCATCGAGGCTGCCGGCCGCGCCCGTGCCCGCACGGTCCTGGTGGACACCGCGGGCCGCCTGCAGATCGACGACGAAATGATGGACGAGCTCAAGCGGCTCAAGGCGGCGGTGGCGCCCCAGGAAATCCTGCTCGTCGCCGACGGGATGACCGGCCAGGACGCGGTGCGCATCGCCCAGGGTTTTCACGACGCCCTCGGGATCACCGGCGTCATCCTGACCAAGATGGACGGCGACGCCCGCGGCGGCGCCGCGCTTTCCATCTACGGGGTGACCAACGCGCCGATCAAGTACGTGGGCGTGGGCGAGAAGCTCGATGCGCTCGAGCCGTTCTACCCCGACCGCATGGCCGGCCGCATCCTCCAGCAGGGGGACATCCTCTCGCTGGTGGAAAAGGCGCAGGTCACGGTTGACGAGAAGGAAGCCGAGCGGCTCGCGAAAAAGGTGCGCTCGAAGAAGGGCCTCGATCTCGAGGACTTCCTCGGCGCCATGCGCCAGATGCAGAAGATGGGGCCGCTCAAGAACGTGCTCGGCATGCTGCCGGGTGTGAACCCGGCCATGCTGCAAGCGGCCAAGATCGACGACAAGAAGCTCAAGCACGTCGAAGCCATCGTGCTCTCGATGACGCCTAGGGAGCGCACCGATCCCGACGTGCTGAACGGCCAGCGCCGGCTCCGCATCGCCAAGGGCTCAGGCCGCACGGTGCAGGAAGTGAATCAACTGCTGGCGCAGTTCAAGCAGATGCAGAAATTCATGAAGACGGCGGGGAAGACCGGGGGCATGCGCATGCCGTTCGGACGAGGATTCCCCGGCTAA
- the rpsP gene encoding 30S ribosomal protein S16, with translation MATRIRLRRIGRTKLPLYRIVVADKQSPRDGRFIAVLGTYNPKGRTAADKVQVDIEKARNWLARGATATDTVESLLKAAGVIPPTAV, from the coding sequence ATGGCCACCCGCATCCGCCTGCGCCGCATCGGCCGCACCAAGCTGCCCCTCTACCGCATCGTCGTGGCCGACAAGCAGTCGCCCCGCGACGGGCGCTTCATCGCGGTGCTCGGCACCTACAACCCGAAGGGGCGCACCGCGGCGGACAAGGTGCAGGTCGACATCGAGAAGGCGCGGAACTGGCTGGCCCGGGGTGCCACGGCCACCGACACGGTGGAGTCGCTCCTCAAGGCCGCGGGGGTGATTCCGCCGACCGCGGTGTGA